From Chryseobacterium joostei, the proteins below share one genomic window:
- a CDS encoding TetR/AcrR family transcriptional regulator encodes MNTKEKILSKALELFNEKGYNNITTRHIATELSISPGNLHYHFKHSEDIIKILFAELTLKMDELLNRMKKMEITTLEDLYAFTFSTCEIFYSYRFIFINFVDILNKIPEVKSSYEQINFNRKEEFQVIFSGFQKNNIFQKDIPSFIVDCLTEQIFIIADNWLTHNRLISKLSKKAAIQHYTLLQMNLFYPLLNKDQQKLYEQQYIK; translated from the coding sequence ATGAACACAAAAGAAAAAATACTGTCTAAAGCCTTGGAACTCTTTAATGAAAAGGGATACAATAATATCACCACGAGGCATATTGCGACAGAGCTTAGCATTAGCCCCGGAAATCTACATTATCATTTCAAGCATTCTGAAGACATTATCAAGATTCTTTTTGCCGAACTTACCCTGAAAATGGATGAGCTGCTGAATAGGATGAAAAAAATGGAGATCACAACATTGGAGGATCTTTATGCCTTCACCTTTTCCACCTGCGAAATTTTTTATTCCTATCGATTTATTTTCATCAATTTTGTAGATATTTTAAACAAAATTCCTGAGGTAAAATCTAGCTATGAACAGATTAATTTCAATAGAAAAGAAGAATTTCAAGTGATTTTTTCTGGTTTTCAGAAGAATAATATTTTCCAAAAAGATATTCCCAGCTTTATTGTAGATTGCCTTACGGAGCAGATCTTCATTATCGCAGACAATTGGCTTACCCACAACCGATTAATCTCAAAGCTTAGTAAAAAAGCAGCCATTCAGCATTATACACTTTTACAAATGAACCTCTTTTATCCTTTACTTAATAAGGACCAACAGAAACTTTATGAACAGCAATACATCAAATAA
- a CDS encoding GNAT family N-acetyltransferase: MNSNTSNNPKVSIRNGNKNDLNEILLLFQETIGNVCKNDYTHDQLEAWKSGAENKERWEKVIGDQFILVAIYNHQIVGFCTLEKGDYIDLLFVHKDYQHKGIASQLYHLIEKEAVRQNKKYLTADVSKTAKSFFERVGFEVIREQTVNVKGIDLTNYKMEKELIL, from the coding sequence ATGAACAGCAATACATCAAATAACCCTAAGGTATCCATTAGAAACGGAAATAAAAACGATCTGAATGAAATACTTCTCCTTTTTCAGGAGACCATTGGAAATGTCTGCAAAAATGATTACACTCATGATCAGCTTGAGGCATGGAAATCCGGTGCAGAAAATAAGGAAAGATGGGAAAAAGTAATTGGTGATCAATTTATTTTAGTGGCAATATACAATCATCAAATTGTTGGTTTCTGTACCCTTGAGAAAGGAGATTATATCGATTTACTTTTTGTACACAAAGATTATCAACATAAGGGAATTGCTTCTCAGCTCTATCATCTGATCGAAAAGGAAGCAGTAAGACAAAATAAAAAATATCTGACAGCAGACGTCAGCAAAACAGCAAAATCTTTTTTTGAAAGAGTAGGTTTTGAGGTCATCAGAGAGCAAACAGTGAATGTAAAAGGGATTGATCTCACCAATTATAAAATGGAAAAGGAACTGATTTTATGA
- the tyrS gene encoding tyrosine--tRNA ligase yields MINTLQENVAIILPENGLEEKLNQSQRENRKLSIKLGFDPTAPDLHLGHAVVLKKLKQFQDLGHQIIIVVGSFTARIGDPTGKNKARKPLSTEDVQHNAQTYINQLSKVIDVEKTKIVFNSDWLDALSFSEVIQLMSKVTVAQLMHRNDFNKRFTENTPIAMHELVYPILQGFDSVKIECDIEMGGTDQLFNCTMGRQLQEVHQMPAQIVMCMPLLKGLDGKEKMSKSLNNIIGLTDEPNEMFGKTMSIPDALIEEFIDLATDLSVEEKAGLKSRIDNGENPMNIKKLIAKNIIRQYHDETAGENAEMFFNNQFQNKNFEEKAFEPISIDTLHHVQHTTTLVELCHQLKNDLSKSAVRRLIISGGVQMNSIKMTEPDQEIELLKETKIKIGKRNFFELV; encoded by the coding sequence ATGATCAATACATTACAAGAAAACGTGGCTATTATCCTACCGGAAAACGGGTTGGAAGAAAAATTAAATCAGTCCCAAAGAGAAAACAGAAAATTATCTATCAAATTAGGCTTTGACCCTACTGCTCCCGATCTGCATTTGGGACATGCCGTTGTACTCAAAAAACTAAAGCAATTTCAGGATCTGGGACACCAGATTATTATTGTTGTGGGAAGTTTTACAGCCAGAATTGGTGATCCAACAGGAAAGAACAAGGCAAGAAAACCTTTAAGCACAGAAGATGTACAACACAATGCACAGACCTACATTAACCAACTTTCAAAGGTAATTGATGTTGAAAAAACAAAAATTGTATTCAATTCTGACTGGTTGGATGCTCTTTCTTTTTCCGAGGTGATCCAGCTGATGTCAAAGGTTACAGTGGCCCAACTGATGCACAGAAATGACTTTAACAAAAGGTTTACCGAGAATACACCTATTGCAATGCATGAACTGGTATACCCCATTCTTCAGGGGTTTGATTCTGTAAAAATTGAATGTGACATTGAAATGGGTGGTACGGATCAGCTTTTCAACTGTACGATGGGAAGACAGCTACAGGAGGTTCATCAGATGCCAGCCCAGATTGTGATGTGTATGCCATTGCTAAAAGGATTGGACGGAAAAGAAAAAATGAGTAAATCTCTGAATAATATCATCGGGTTAACAGATGAGCCTAATGAAATGTTTGGGAAAACGATGTCTATTCCGGATGCCTTGATTGAAGAATTCATTGATCTGGCAACAGATTTATCCGTTGAAGAAAAAGCAGGTTTAAAATCTAGAATAGATAATGGCGAAAATCCTATGAACATCAAGAAACTGATTGCAAAAAATATTATCCGTCAATACCATGATGAAACAGCAGGAGAAAATGCAGAAATGTTTTTCAATAATCAGTTTCAGAATAAGAATTTTGAGGAGAAAGCTTTTGAACCAATTTCCATAGATACTCTGCATCATGTTCAACATACAACAACCTTAGTGGAGCTTTGTCATCAATTAAAAAATGACCTCAGCAAATCTGCGGTAAGAAGACTTATCATAAGTGGCGGAGTTCAAATGAACAGTATAAAAATGACAGAACCTGATCAGGAAATTGAACTTTTAAAGGAAACTAAGATAAAAATTGGAAAAAGAAACTTTTTTGAACTGGTGTAA